Genomic DNA from Anoplopoma fimbria isolate UVic2021 breed Golden Eagle Sablefish chromosome 22, Afim_UVic_2022, whole genome shotgun sequence:
TGAAGAAGACCTACATTTGTCAAAACATATCGTCTCTTAATGATATTGCAATAATAGTAAATGCTTCGTAATATTTCCTTCCTCAGCATTTTAAGATTTTGGAGTTCCTTGATAGCCTTCTTGTTTATCCATATCATTTAGCATACTTTAAAGTGTAACCATGtgacttttgaaaaagaaaatgaacactATAGTCCTCCAATAAATTGAAAGTTTAACTCATAAATAATAACATGCACCATTGCTCATTTCAATACACTCAGGGCTTTTGCATCTACAGCCTtatttggtctggtatgaccagtagcaTATCTGGCTGATGTTAGCTAACTTAGATAGAACTTACaacttattactttttattatgacTGAGCATTCACGTTACCTGGCCACGCCCTTTTCCAGCTCAGCCTTGGGGCTATCCTGTGTGCCATTCAGGATACAGAACTCCACATCCTCGAACATATCCGTCTCCTTGGCGACCCCGGAGAGGTCTTGGGGCTTGAAGTGGTCTACGATCCCGACCACCTTCTTGGGCTTGGCCGCCATCTTGCGCTTCTTCTTCTGCGGTTCGTTGCCGTCGATGTGAAGGTGCCGCGAGGCGAGCTTCCCGGACGCCTTGCCGCGGAACTGCTCCAGCTCTGCCAGGGTCATGCACTGGTGCCACTCCTTGTCGTCGCGGATCTTCTCGATCCTGGGGAAGCGCAGGGTGCAGTTGGTTTTGTACATGTCGCTGCCGACTATCTCGGCCGCCCTGACCTGGATGATGACCGAGTTGCAGGGCTCGATGTAGACCTCCGGTTTCTCGGTTCCACACAGGATGGACGCCGGCGGGTCATTCTTCCGATAGATGTTCCAGTGCTTGGCCAGCTTTAGACCAAGTTCATACAACTCCTTCATGGTGTAGCCGGAGCCGATGCGGCAGAGGGTGTGGAAAACTGAGGGTTTCTCGCCGGGCTTTGGAGCTTCGGCGACGGCGCATAAGAAATGTGACATCATACCGCCCCGTCTCCCTTTCCCCCAGTAGCCGCCGACAATCAGCAGGTCGAGCTCATCCATCAAGCCGTCCACGTATTCAGGCTTTATTTTTAGCCATCCCTCCCCCCGCTTGTCAGGTTTGTAGATGGACATTGGATCCTTCACCATGATCCCCTCCTCCCTGCCGTCAATGGCGTCATTCAGGGAGTTCACCACCTCCTGCATGGTCCTGCCATCGGCCTTTGGCACCAGGTGCATCCGTCCCTTGACTGGCGTGAAAACTGTCTGAAGGGTCTCGTAGCGCTTCTTCAGCGGTTCCCGGCCGAGCTTCTGGTCATTGACCAGCAGCACGTCGAACACGCAGAAGCACGTCTGCAGCTCCGAGTCGTCCATGAGCCTCTTGATGTCGAATTTGCTCCCTTTCTGCATGAAGGCCTCCGTGGTCGGGTTGTACGCCATCATCTCACCGTCGAGGATGCAGTTCACGACGTGGCCTTTGAAAACGTTGTGGATGTAAGGCGTCAGGGAGCCTTGCAGCGGGGATCCTCCAAACTGATTGGTGTACTCAAACGCGTTTCGGCTGAAGTACTTGTACACATCGCCGTCTTTGTGCAGCTGTATGCGCTCCCCGTCCAGCTTGGTCTGGATGAAAAAAGGGGCGTTTCCCATCTGTTTCTCCACATTGCGGATGTTCGCAATAGCCGCCAACATGGGCTTGAAAGCGGAGAAGAGTCCGATGGAGACTTCGCTTAAAGACACGGAGTGGCTGTGGAGCTGCTGGCACACCTTGTTCAAGTCCGTGTTGACGTTGTAGAGCTCGGTGGCATCCGGGTGGAAGACTTGGAGGACAGTTTCTTTGCTGATCCCGAGCTTCATGTCCTTCAGGATCATCCTGATGAGCCATTTTTGCTCGAGTGCCGAGCTCTGGGTGATGACGTGCAGCAGGCTCTTTTTCACCAGGTCCTTCTGGTTGCCCGCGTTGTTGATGGCCACCGAGTCCAGGAAGTCGTTGACTTCTTTTATGCTGAGGTTTCCTTTGTCGTCGCATCGTTTCTTCAGCACAAAGTACGCCATACCGGCAAAGTCACCAGCTTCTCCCTGGGATGTGGTCGGAGCGCGGTAGTTCAACAGTTTATTGGCTTCGGGGCCATTCTTCGGGAGGCCCAGCACGTCGATGTAGAGTTTAGCTAACATGCTCTCTTTGATGCCGTACGCCATTCGCTCCCGTTCAAAGGAAGGGACTATGAGGCGCATGGCTGAGTAGAAAGAGTCGGTTGTTTTGGGGTTGTCTTTGTGGAGGGCACAGTGAAACTTCCTCCAGGACTCAATGAAATCCCCAAGGATCTTGGATTTATCTGGGCGGAGTTTGGACTTCTGGATTTTCTCTAAAGTGGTACAAAGGTGAAGGAAAGGAACCTGATCAGCAACAAAGGGCTGACCTGCAGCACCGCTGTTGGAAGTTCCCGCCATGGTGAAAtctgaaacaaaatattaaaaaaaataatttaaaaacaatcagcCAAGTTGTGGCATTTACCAATTAAATTGCAGATTGTAAACAGGTCATTCTTtccaataaatgaatgaattgatcGATATAAAAATGATCAGGATCTTTTTGATAATAGATTCATCGCAAACGGgtatttttcactattttcataCATTATATAGACTAAATGATCGATCTCCTAGTTGATAAAATAATCAGTAGCttaatcgataatgaaaataatatttagttgcagctctaacGGGCCACTTTGAATATCAGCAATCGGCCACTTCAATGTgaaaatatcattattatttttgtaatatgtgCCCTTTCGATTGGGCTGATTTTAATAGCATCCATGAAACAGCCTTTTGATTATGAATACAGGCTATGACATAGTTTAATGTGATCAGATTACCAATGAATGATTTGCATTGGTCAACGCTAAATATAGATAGTTTGTGTGGTCCATCTTAAATGCGGTTGATACATTATAAATCTTGCTATTCCACTGACTGCTTAGTTGCAGAATATTGATCCACAGAAGTCAAACTTTAACATCATTATCTTTTAATCTGACAGGCAGCAGGCAGATATAAACAAACAGGAATAACAACTACATTTAAACCTGGAGTTTACTTTAAGATGGTGCAAAGTATTACATCCAATACTATGTTATACGAAGTATAGCATCTAGTTGTGGTTAATAGCTACtaataaaagttttattcaTTCAAGCAAAAAGCTTCTGTCAGCTCtggtacatttattttcaaaataaaagcatctgctgtTATGTGACTCTGTTGTACAGGCTAGCCTGTCCATAAAAGAAACGGGCTTTTGCCAACAACTTAGCCAATATTTAAGAGTACATTTGAGTTTGAATGTTTCAGTTTACACACATCAAAACGCGAAAGAATTGACGTTTCACATTCGTcgcgcttttattttgaaaacagacCAAGGTGTTGTTCtccagctttgttttgttttttaaataaatacattattaatcaattaaaaataaaacaatacatgctgacaaaataaacaaaaaatgtaacagaTTTTAGTGTTACCTTGCTGTTTTTATCCTCCAGAGAACAGGTGGATAAGCAGGCTTCTCTCCGAGAGCTACATGTTGGACACTTCCGCGTTGACAAAGTAAGGTCCACCAAGGAATACGTTCCCCCTGGAAACAAGAGCGGAACCTTTGTTCCtctacattatttatttgtgaagcTCAAATTTGACACTTTGAAGGCGTCacttttttgtatatttaatctGAAATACCTTATTGTttacgtattattattattaattagttGAATTTTCTGTAAATTGTTCTATATCAATTGGGCtgtatttctaatgtttttttcttgtagctataataattataatagtttttctgtctgtacatatactATTTCAGttaatgtggatttttttttactgttttttattgcttatttacagtaccagtcaaaagtttggacacaccttctcattcaatggtttttctttattttttttatttttttctacattgtagattaatattgaagacatccaaactatgaaggaacacatatggaattatgtggtaaacaaacaaatgctcaacaaaccagaatatgttttatattttagattcttcaaagtagttgaatgagaaggtgtgtccaaacttttgactggtactgtataatacttgttttttatttcattttattttatcttgtttttcttttactatgtctcttgtttgcactataccctatgctgctgtaatcctgtacatttccccgctgcgggactaataaaggattattttatcttatcttatcttatcttatcttgtatGATGTATGTATGATGAACAGAATGCTAAATCAACCTGTGAATTCCCTGCAGATATACCATTGTTGCTCCTCCTTTTCCCCAGCAGAGGGCGACACTGAGATGCTGCATTGCTGACAAGGTGCAGCCAGTGAAGGTTGTTTACCTCCATGGGTCTGGTCTGGAGCCAGTGAGCCAGTAGTAAGCTGGTAGTAAAAGATAGGAATGTGTACTTGTTGACAACAGGAAGGCGTGTCCCTTCACTACAATGATAATGTGGACATATTTGGATCAGAGTCCTAGTACTATTAAAGCTTCAAACCTCCCTGGTTGGTCATTTATGCAGTAAACTTACCTTGACAATAATCAGTTATTATGATGATAAGCAAAAATGGGCCTGTCATCTTATTGCAATAAACAAATACTGTATGATAAGAATAATTATATTCCGTCTTCTTATTTGAGGGAGTAAACAGTCCTGGTTTTGGATCTTGGTCCAACAAAAACTCATTAATGGGCACAAACCAGCTGTTTATTGTGGAcaaaatatgtgcatatatttTGAATTAGTATGATCTACAAACACTGACATGTTTGGCCTTGACATAACAGCTGTTCTATTGTGCTGACATGTCATGGATTTGGTCATTTAAGGCTGCACAGATGGATTTGTTGCCTGTTTGTGCTGGGATAACAGCTTCACAACTTTTAACCTCATGCTTTGTTTCCATTATACACTTGTTTTGACATCACCGCGTTAGGAGGCAGCTGGTGTTATTCCAAAAGTAAATGCCATTACTTGAAAAGCAATGCAAAATCGTGCCAGTGATGTTTTCTTACCAAAAGAAAGTATCTGAGGCTGGTACCGAGGTGGATTCCACAAATAccgatgttgttgtttttttaatgaaagttatatggttaaatcatttatttgaattgaaGCAACACAGTGATTCTCTCTTCCAGGCCATGAGGTGTGGTGCTCAATCAATGACcctaacctttgacctttgtgtaggcacgtgtgtgtgtgcgtgggagggcgggtagttttttttttacaaggatCAATAAAGCATGCCACTGgtaatttattcaaaatgctCAAATGGACGATGCACAAACAAGATAGGAAAATATGTCTTTTGAAAACAAAAGGCCTCAAAGAACAAGAAAATATCAAGAACACAACTACATTTGTTCACAAAAGGTATAAATGACCAACAGAAAAGCATCTATAAAGGTGATCATTCATTCAACAGTTACAAAACTAGCATCACATTACTAGTTAGTAAATGCATCTTTATATAATCTTTTGTATAAAGGTGTCTTTATAGGAAGAAAGGGGGGAGGAACTTTATgattatattctttatttacataaataaagaatgtAATCTAATATTCTTTAGAAATActaaatattctttattttcatcaagAATATAATGATGGTCATCATGATGACTTCACCACAGGTAATGATGAGGTCAGATTTAACACTATGTATATGAACATACTAGTTTATACATCTGAGAAACAAAATGAGATGGTAACACTTTACTTTAAAGTGGCAGTTTACTCCAaaaattttaaaatacatatttttcctcttacctgtagtgctatttatctaTCCAGATCATTTTGGTGTAAGTTGTCATGACGTCTCATGATTGTGTTTTGGATTTTtggggtgaactgaccctttattTGGTATATAACACActattatgtagttattttgaggctttggaaaacaaaagattgaatttttttaaattatatttaaacatacatctAGGATCATTCAGCCACAGGGATGCCCGGTAAGAGTACAACACCTCCTTCATTTATATCTGAAAATAAAGTCAGAGTCCTCGCTTTAACAACAACCCAAATTTGGTGTTGCTCATTGCTTCCTGCCACCAACAGGGGGCGACCTGCATCTGTTGCAAAGCCAGCTGAACAGCACTGATCCCTGAGTCACACACCAGCCGGGGTTGTTtacctgtctgctgctgctgcagtggagGATCCtgggatatgtgtgtgtgtggggagggagggagggagtgagggagtgaggaggTTCATTTGGAGCTACTATGTGCTCCAGCAGTGAACCCGCTGTGTTGTGCAGTGCTGTGGAGAGGAAAGCTGGGCTGACTGGGAGCTAATGCTGTATTAGTGCAGCATGTGCATGCACCTGTGCCTGTGTGGGAGAGGGGGATGCCGTGCAAGAGGCAGCATAAagccccccaacacacacacacacacactcacacacactgcagtaacCCTCCCATCATGCTGTCGTGCAGCGGGCAGCGGGTTACATAAGCCCTGCTGGATGTGCTGCTGCACTGCAACTAGCAAGCGACCCACAAGACAGTAAACAAGTGACGTCACTGCTTCCGTGGCATGCATCAGCTCGCACTGGGCCTAGGagcgaagaggaggaggaagggtaGGGGGGGGGTTTGTAGTGAGCTTTTGGGACGGaagcacagagggagagagagagagagagaattggcCAGAGTAACCGGGCTAaaatccccccctcccctccatcgACATGGCCGATGATTAAGCGGTGCGTCAGCCTCCTCATTCAGAGTGACTCGTTCGTGATGTTTCGCTGCCGAGACGGTCGTAAACACTTCCTGTCCCCATGCTGGTTGCTGACAGATTGGGGGATGTGTTTGCCAAAAGGCTTCCCATTGATCATTCACGCTGGTTGTATAACGTTTCATGAAGGGGATGTGGTGAATCCGATGGCGATTCGGtgaaaacagatgtttaaagtGTTCTTTTGCATGGCAGCTGGATTATCGCAAGGTCACGAGATCACGCAGGAAAGGCCCGGGTCACGTATCACAATAAAATCCATTTTGTCAGGCTCCAAGTAATTTGGTTGCGGCCGGACCAAtctgtgaggagctactggcaatTAGGGGTGTGGCTTAGGAGTGTGTGACACGACGAGGAGAGGCGTTCTgaacaacaatggcggctcgTAAATACTGTAGGTTAGCGTAGCTGTAATAGCATCAGTTCTATCAGAATTCTGCATGGAAATTATGTTTTCGCTCTTCTCCTGACTGGCTTCCgaaagagtttgattgacagatagTTTGTCCAATCAACTGTCAAgtattattttgaaagtgtCTGCCCTTTACCAAATAGTTTCCAATGACGGcctctcagatggttctgtgtaacaaacctttttttgtttattacctTATTATCTTATATCTACTAAATTCAGTTTATAATACAGTAAAATGAGGTACAGCATGTATATTTGGTATCAGCACACTAGCTGCAGATGGGGGCCCCAGGGCTAAAACTGGCATACGCTAGCAATCACAAATACAGCGTACGTGTGAGAGTGCGTCTTCAGTACAGTATGTACCCATTCGTTCGGTGCCTAATGTGTGTTCCCGGCAGCTGACTTATaaacagagtgagaaaaagaacACCTCTACACAGTTGCCAAAGCCACTTCTGATGCGCCGGCACCTAGAGGCGTGATCAAACTCCTCACCACATAATCCTACACAAATGTCAAGGGAGGACAGGGAGATCCCGTTCAATGTAATTGCGTAACACAGGCAGGGTGGGCCAGACTGCTGCACTCAGTGACCTTTCGCCAAACTGACTGGATCAGCTTCACACATCGCTGCCATTCCACACTGCGATCTGCCCTCTTACCTGTTCAATCTGTCGGCCTCTGTCCTGCTCTCTGTTCTGAAATTGAATTCCCCGATAAAATCAGGCCGACTGGACGGCCAGCTGACCCGGTGCGGCCGGTCTTGCTTGGTTACATCATGTGGCGCAATAGCAGAAGGGGGTCGAGAGGTCGACGTAGCCTCTCGTGACCTGGATTGGGCCTTGGTTTGGGTTAAAGCGGGAGCTAACAGCCCTCGCAGCGGTAAAGCGAAGCAGATGGAGTAGCAAAGAAGGTCAGGGTTAGATTGTGGGCATCTAATTAAAAAAGCAAGTGCACCAGTTAGGTTCATGTTAagtgttgttcttgttgttggTTAATTTGGTTCCAGTCTGAAAGGGCCCAGGATCCATTGGGGCTAATTAAACCATTGAAAACCATCACCAACGTTGTTGAGTCCATTATCAGCGTAGTGGATTTGTATGTGGAGGGAGGTGTCGGCTTAATGGCGTACGCTCTCACCCACGCTTCTTTCCCTTGACACCTAAGCCTTTCTAGATTGGCAATTGCCCATTTTGCTGGTGTTAAAGTGCTGCCTCTGACACCACTGATCACGCCATCgggattttattactttaaaaccCTCTGTTAACACATCTGGACCTGCATTTTATTGGTTCTCCTCTTACATGTCAGAAAGGAAATGTGGCTCTGGGAGGTGGGGTGACTCAGGGCTCCGTCCTTATGACTCTTATATTTTCCTTCTGAATGCTTCTCTTGGGTTTTAATGGGTGATACAATGATGATACAATGTTACTTTAGTCatactaataacaataaaaaaacactgctgcagTCCTGTCACTTTTAATTGTGAAAGAGTGCCTAAGTCAAGTAAAACCTATAATG
This window encodes:
- the lig4 gene encoding DNA ligase 4, with the translated sequence MAGTSNSGAAGQPFVADQVPFLHLCTTLEKIQKSKLRPDKSKILGDFIESWRKFHCALHKDNPKTTDSFYSAMRLIVPSFERERMAYGIKESMLAKLYIDVLGLPKNGPEANKLLNYRAPTTSQGEAGDFAGMAYFVLKKRCDDKGNLSIKEVNDFLDSVAINNAGNQKDLVKKSLLHVITQSSALEQKWLIRMILKDMKLGISKETVLQVFHPDATELYNVNTDLNKVCQQLHSHSVSLSEVSIGLFSAFKPMLAAIANIRNVEKQMGNAPFFIQTKLDGERIQLHKDGDVYKYFSRNAFEYTNQFGGSPLQGSLTPYIHNVFKGHVVNCILDGEMMAYNPTTEAFMQKGSKFDIKRLMDDSELQTCFCVFDVLLVNDQKLGREPLKKRYETLQTVFTPVKGRMHLVPKADGRTMQEVVNSLNDAIDGREEGIMVKDPMSIYKPDKRGEGWLKIKPEYVDGLMDELDLLIVGGYWGKGRRGGMMSHFLCAVAEAPKPGEKPSVFHTLCRIGSGYTMKELYELGLKLAKHWNIYRKNDPPASILCGTEKPEVYIEPCNSVIIQVRAAEIVGSDMYKTNCTLRFPRIEKIRDDKEWHQCMTLAELEQFRGKASGKLASRHLHIDGNEPQKKKRKMAAKPKKVVGIVDHFKPQDLSGVAKETDMFEDVEFCILNGTQDSPKAELEKGVASCGGVVVQNPGPDTYCVIAGAENVRVKNLVTSDRHDVVWASWLLECLRQKQVVPWQPRHMIHMSPSTREHFAKEYDGYGDSYFADTDEQQLREVFGRMSGADEPAAADVGQVEQRYGWEDLPTSMFRPFQVYVDRYADIGEPETTIAASCLDIRALEFRFHGGTVAQKLEEGVSHVVITEESRLLGLRSLRRSFKKKFKIVRDSWVTDSIEAGYLMNDDDYLV